A genomic stretch from Telopea speciosissima isolate NSW1024214 ecotype Mountain lineage chromosome 7, Tspe_v1, whole genome shotgun sequence includes:
- the LOC122669315 gene encoding abscisic acid receptor PYL2-like: MDPNQKEPTQYGLSPEEFSELEPLIHTYHTCQSSSNMCTSLITQRIDAPLTVVWPLVRRFDNPQRYKHFIKSCNMKKGDGSVGSIREVTVISGLPASTSTEKLEILDDEKHILSFSVMGGEHRLKNYRSVTSVNEFHQKEGNKVYTIVLESYVVEIPQGNTEEDTKMFTDTVVKLNLQKLAVVATSSVHGGN, from the coding sequence ATGGATCCAAACCAGAAGGAACCCACCCAATATGGTCTAAGCCCAGAAGAATTCTCAGAGCTAGAACCCCTCATTCATACATACCACACCTGCCAGAGCTCTTCCAACATGTGCACCTCTTTGATTACCCAAAGAATTGATGCTCCCCTCACAGTGGTATGGCCTCTGGTGAGGAGATTTGATAACCCTCAAAGGTACAAACACTTCATCAAGAGCTGTAACATGAAGAAAGGTGATGGAAGTGTTGGAAGTATCAGAGAAGTTACAGTGATTTCAGGACTTCCAGCATCTACAAGTACTGAGAAACTAGAGATTTTAGATGATGAAAAGCATATATTGAGTTTTAGTGTGATGGGTGGTGAGCATAGATTGAAGAATTATAGATCAGTTACTTCTGTTAATGAGTTTCATCAAAAGGAAGGAAATAAGGTTTATACTATTGTTTTGGAGTCTTATGTTGTTGAAATTCCACAAGGGAATACAGAAGAGGATACTAAAATGTTCACAGACACTGTTGTTAAGTTGAACCTTCAAAAGCTTGCTGTTGTTGCCACATCTTCTGTTCATGGAGGTAATTAA